Proteins from a single region of Desulfurispira natronophila:
- a CDS encoding DUF1566 domain-containing protein: MYNRSVKVFIAAVITILFSSFSFGDVLCQGIHHKQHYLSQEDGTVLHANSGLMWMKCAVQDDHNYSGDCLDLTEFSSWRYAVDDSLYLAQEIQYAGHDDWRLPSIKELHSLVDLCGNSGFSDVFNVPDGLYWTSSVASAETGNYQVWMVNISEDGTSSTSEKHDIEGSTSAYLLLVRGGLVSGGPALP; this comes from the coding sequence ATGTATAACAGGTCAGTAAAGGTTTTTATTGCCGCCGTAATCACAATACTTTTTTCCAGCTTTTCTTTTGGTGACGTGTTGTGCCAGGGAATACATCACAAACAGCATTACCTTTCCCAGGAAGATGGTACTGTCCTGCACGCAAACAGCGGCTTGATGTGGATGAAGTGCGCGGTGCAGGACGATCACAACTATAGTGGCGACTGCTTAGACCTAACAGAATTTTCCAGCTGGAGATATGCTGTCGATGATTCTTTGTACCTGGCCCAGGAAATTCAGTATGCAGGGCATGATGATTGGCGTCTGCCGAGTATAAAAGAGCTTCACTCTTTGGTAGACTTGTGTGGTAACTCAGGGTTCAGCGATGTTTTCAACGTCCCCGATGGTCTTTACTGGACATCGTCAGTGGCCAGCGCTGAAACGGGTAATTACCAGGTTTGGATGGTAAACATCAGTGAAGATGGAACATCCAGCACAAGCGAAAAGCATGACATAGAGGGAAGCACATCGGCCTACCTCCTACTGGTTCGTGGTGGTTTAGTAAGCGGTGGACCGGCGCTGCCATAA